Genomic segment of Pochonia chlamydosporia 170 chromosome 1, whole genome shotgun sequence:
GAGGGCTCGCTTTGAGCGGGCGTTGCGAGGTTTTCTGCGATGTGTTAGCTTGATGTTGCTCTAGTCTGGTTGGTGAGTTAGAATTGGTGCAGTAGCATACACTTGACGAAGCATTTTGAATGTGTCGTCTCCGATTTTGTGAAGACGTCGGTttgcttggtgatggcggcCCTGTAAAAAAATGCCtgtcaaaaaaaaaaaaccggCCACCAGACTTATCGATAAGCTCACCTGGTCTTCACCTCAATATGGAAAATCAGCACGGTGGCCGCCGACACCCACCCCGCCGTCACGTGGACAGTcttgtgttcaatgttctgagTTTGGGATGAACGAACCAGCCCAAGGGtccatcatgtctggtctggtggcggcCGGCGGAGAAACTGtagcccaccagaccacaggACTCTGTTCTGTAACCTTCCAAGGCTCTCAAGGCCGGGGCCGGACTGCCTCGGTACTTTTTCCCCACAGGCCGAGCTGCAGGTGACGTCCTGACAAACCAACTTTGACCGAGCCCAAACCCGTCTGGTCCTTGGCCCTTCTCTCCAGCTTGTGAACATTTGCCTCCCCATCTTTTCATCTCCTATATTCTTTgtgttctgcttctttgatTCATTTACGTATCCTGACAAGGTCGACGTACTCATTGTCCCTCCTCTAGACACTGCCGCTTCATCCGCACAGCCGCGAGCAGCAGCGAATTCCGAGCATCATGTCGTTCATGGGGGGAGCCGAGTGCTCCACGGCGGGGAATCCCTTGAGCCAGTTCCAAAAACACGTTCAAGATGACAAGACTCTACAGCGAGACCGACTCGTTGGCAGAGGACCTGGAGCCCAGATGGGCGGCTTTCGAAGCCAGGCTGCCAATGCACCCCAGGACGAGGTATGTAGTTTTTCTCACGGCGATTGTATTGGGAAGCGAGTGATCCATATATTGACCTGCTGGTGACATTTCTATACACAGATGATGAATGGTTTCCTCAATGGAGCTCCAAATCTTCAGCAAGAGTTCCCCATGCAGGCAGGCCCTGCACTGAACCCGGCACAACAGGCTCCGATGCGTGCCAGCTCAGCGTCGCCGTCATGGGCACAAGACTTCAACGGTCAGCCCGGCATGGAGTCGGCTTTCAAGCCTCCTCCCGGAGCTCACTTCTCGTCCGATGAATTTGCCCGATTCCAGCAGTTGAACGGTCAAGCATCGTCGGCCAGGTCCAGTCCAATGCAAAGCACAAACATGTCGAGCCAGATGCCGCAGCGGCCAATGATGGGCGTTGGCATGATGAATATGGGGATGGGATACGGCCAGACCATGTTCCAGCCCATGTATCAGAACCAACCgctccaacatcaacagccgcagcagcagcaacagcccgagggcaaaggcaaaggcaagtTGGTCGAGCTGGATGACAGCAAATGGGAGGAGCAGTTTGCGCAGCTCGAGCTGCAGGACCAAGAGGCCGCGAAGCTCAAGGAAAATGAGCACGACGAGGCCAATGCCGCCGAGCGGgagcttgatgagattgacaGAGCAATGCAATCTGAAACTAATGAGTTTGGTGACTTCGAATCCCTTTGGAAAGGAATCCAAGCTGAGACGGCTGCTGCTAGATCCCTGGTCAACGACGAGACCTTTTTCGATCAGTTCGATACCGAATGGAGCAACGAGAACATACCCGCCGACTTCTCCATGGGAGACTGGGGCCGATTCGGCGACCCTGTGGTCGAGAGCTACCTGTTTGAACAAGAAAACTTCTTCCGCGACGAAAAGAACGCATTCGACGAGGGTGTCCgggtgatgaaggagggCGGAAACCTGTCgcttgccgccttggcatTCGAGGCCGCGGTGCAGCAGAACCCCAACCACACCGAGGCGTGGGTGTACCTGGGCAAGGCACAGGCTCAAAATGAAAAGGAAACAGCAGCCATTCGTGCCATGGAGCAGGCGTTGAAGTTGGACCCGAACAACCTGGAGGCATTGATGGGCTTGGCCGTGTCATACACCAACGAGGGCTACGACAGCACCGCCTACAGGACGCTGGAGCGCTGGCTTTCCGTCAAGTACCCCAACATCTTGGATCCCAAAGACCTGCACCCGGCGGCCGAGATGGGCTTCACAGACCGTCAGATTCTTCACGAGAAGGTGACGAAGCTGTTTATCGAGGCAGCTCGGCTCAGTCCCGACGGCGAGCACATGGACCCTGACGTCCAGGTTGGTCTCGGCGTGTTGTTTTACGGTGCAGAGGAATACGACAAGGCCGTGGACTGCTTTCAGTCGGCGCTGCACTCATCCGAGCTCGGCACATCAAACCAACAAGAGCAAGTCCATCTACTCTGGAACCGACTTGGTGCGACGCTTGCCAACAGCGGCCGGTCAGAGGAAGCCATCGCGGCATACGAACACGCCCTTTCTCTGTCTCCCAACTTTGTTCGAGCCCGCTACAACCTTGGTGTCAGCTGCATCAATATAAACTGCCACCAAGAGGCCGCCTCGCACTTCCTAGCTGCGTTGGAAATGCACAAGTCCATTGAAAAGTCTGGACGAAGCAAAGCGCACGAAATTCTCGGCGACAATGCCGGTAgcaatgttgatgaggttATTGACAGAATGTCTGCACAGAACCGCAGCAGCACATTATACGATACTCTGCGGCGCGTGTTTACTCAGATGGGACGCAGAGATTTGGCGGAAAAGACGGTTGCTGGCGTTGACCCTGATATTTTCCGACCAGAGTTTGACTTTTAGATGCCATGAATGCACAGTGGGGGGGACCAATTTGGAAATTCATTGAAcgtgatgttgatgaggtgggTAGACTTTTTGAAGGGGTATATACGGGAACATTGGGATGCATTGACATCATAGTATCATGTGTATAATCAACAAAATTATGACGCAACGTCCTAGGTAAGGTAGAAGTTGCAATCGATGATGAACGAAATAAACATCATGGCCGTGGAATGTGCTGGTGAGAATGGTGCTTAGTATCGTAGTCTTAGGTCGTGATAGTTCTTGATGAGGAGGTCGTTTGACGCAGAAAACGATACGACAAGGCGATGCTCGTTGGAGCAGTGTTTGTTCACCGGCGTGAGCTCAGTTTCTTGATCAGTTGGACTAATATGCACCGAGGAGGAATAATTGTAACCACTTGGCTCTAACAGTTGACTTGTTCCCAACCAACATGTGCAAGGCATTGTCACCTACCCTAAGGTTAAAGCAAAAGGCGGGCAAGACAAACCTCCCACCATTCACATGCAATATATTGTATGATTCCTGTTTCAACTCTTGTGCCTGACTCATGGCTCGCTGCAAGACATACGCATCAATCGCAGGTTCGCGCGCCTATCGAGCATTAGCTTcgcatgtacggagtacaaaAGATGCAATATCACCACCTCAACCAAAAAGAAGGCG
This window contains:
- a CDS encoding peroxisomal targeting signal receptor (similar to Aspergillus terreus NIH2624 XP_001213937.1): MSFMGGAECSTAGNPLSQFQKHVQDDKTLQRDRLVGRGPGAQMGGFRSQAANAPQDEMMNGFLNGAPNLQQEFPMQAGPALNPAQQAPMRASSASPSWAQDFNGQPGMESAFKPPPGAHFSSDEFARFQQLNGQASSARSSPMQSTNMSSQMPQRPMMGVGMMNMGMGYGQTMFQPMYQNQPLQHQQPQQQQQPEGKGKGKLVELDDSKWEEQFAQLELQDQEAAKLKENEHDEANAAERELDEIDRAMQSETNEFGDFESLWKGIQAETAAARSLVNDETFFDQFDTEWSNENIPADFSMGDWGRFGDPVVESYLFEQENFFRDEKNAFDEGVRVMKEGGNLSLAALAFEAAVQQNPNHTEAWVYLGKAQAQNEKETAAIRAMEQALKLDPNNLEALMGLAVSYTNEGYDSTAYRTLERWLSVKYPNILDPKDLHPAAEMGFTDRQILHEKVTKLFIEAARLSPDGEHMDPDVQVGLGVLFYGAEEYDKAVDCFQSALHSSELGTSNQQEQVHLLWNRLGATLANSGRSEEAIAAYEHALSLSPNFVRARYNLGVSCININCHQEAASHFLAALEMHKSIEKSGRSKAHEILGDNAGSNVDEVIDRMSAQNRSSTLYDTLRRVFTQMGRRDLAEKTVAGVDPDIFRPEFDF